One Pseudoalteromonas sp. UG3-2 DNA window includes the following coding sequences:
- the syd gene encoding SecY-interacting protein, whose product MTLQPDMMALHQAHSHYQQQQTQSLPTVEHDPAWPSPCEVGEPSKLNEIKWQAHARQPEGSLAALATALECRFPDGLESFYGAFFAGNITAFIEGKQIELLQAWNEEDFDRLQQNITGHILMKRRLKQPETVFIGLTEAEDLLLSVDVASGQVGLEFVGKPQHHRLADSMADFVTILIDNYPS is encoded by the coding sequence ATGACTTTGCAGCCCGATATGATGGCGTTACATCAGGCCCATAGCCATTATCAGCAACAACAGACCCAATCACTACCTACCGTGGAGCATGATCCAGCATGGCCGAGCCCTTGTGAAGTAGGCGAACCGTCGAAACTTAATGAAATTAAATGGCAAGCCCACGCAAGGCAACCTGAGGGATCATTAGCGGCGTTAGCAACGGCGCTTGAATGTCGCTTTCCCGATGGCCTTGAGAGCTTTTACGGCGCATTTTTTGCCGGCAACATTACGGCCTTTATTGAAGGCAAACAGATTGAGCTACTGCAAGCGTGGAATGAAGAAGATTTTGACCGGTTACAACAAAACATCACTGGCCATATTTTAATGAAACGGCGACTGAAGCAGCCAGAGACGGTTTTTATCGGGCTCACAGAAGCCGAGGATCTGCTGCTTTCCGTTGATGTTGCCAGTGGACAAGTGGGACTAGAGTTTGTGGGTAAGCCACAGCACCACCGTTTGGCAGACTCCATGGCTGACTTTGTTACTATTCTTATCGACAATTACCCAAGCTAA
- the queF gene encoding NADPH-dependent 7-cyano-7-deazaguanine reductase QueF (Catalyzes the NADPH-dependent reduction of 7-cyano-7-deazaguanine (preQ0) to 7-aminomethyl-7-deazaguanine (preQ1) in queuosine biosynthesis) — protein sequence MTDYSNAPELQSSVLGKTTDYASSYTPSLLHPIARKLNRDQIAVDETNLPFKGEDTWTGYELSWLNPKGKPQVAVASFVFPCQSSHIIESKSFKLYLNSFNQSRFESMAAVHQALQADLSEAANCEVSVTLYGPEEYDCIPFTALPGTCIDDLDISVDSYTPNSALLQTASDKVVEETLHSHLLKSNCLITSQPDWASIVIHYHGPQIDREALLKYLISFRDHNEFHEQCVERIYCELWRALKPHKLSVYARYTRRGGLDINPYRSSEHNQTPYKVRINRQ from the coding sequence ATGACAGACTACAGCAACGCTCCCGAGCTCCAGTCATCGGTACTGGGTAAAACCACTGACTATGCTAGCAGCTATACGCCAAGCTTATTGCATCCGATTGCGCGCAAACTCAACCGCGATCAGATTGCCGTTGACGAAACCAACTTGCCGTTTAAGGGCGAGGATACGTGGACAGGGTATGAGCTTTCTTGGCTGAACCCCAAAGGCAAGCCACAAGTGGCCGTTGCCAGTTTCGTTTTCCCCTGTCAAAGCTCACACATCATCGAGTCTAAGTCATTTAAGTTATACTTGAATAGCTTTAATCAAAGTCGCTTTGAGTCTATGGCTGCAGTACATCAGGCCCTACAGGCTGACCTGTCTGAAGCTGCCAACTGTGAGGTGTCTGTGACCTTATATGGGCCAGAGGAGTACGACTGCATCCCTTTCACTGCACTGCCGGGGACGTGCATTGATGATCTCGATATTAGCGTTGACAGCTATACGCCTAATAGCGCGTTACTGCAAACGGCCAGTGATAAGGTGGTTGAAGAAACACTGCACAGTCACTTATTAAAGTCGAATTGTTTGATCACCTCGCAGCCCGATTGGGCCAGTATTGTGATCCATTATCATGGACCACAAATTGACCGCGAGGCACTGTTAAAATATTTAATCTCTTTTCGTGACCATAACGAGTTTCATGAGCAATGCGTTGAGCGCATTTACTGTGAACTGTGGCGCGCGCTAAAACCGCATAAGCTCAGTGTGTATGCCCGTTATACCCGCCGAGGCGGCTTAGACATTAACCCTTACCGCTCGAGCGAACACAACCAAACGCCTTATAAGGTACGCATTAACCGTCAATAA
- a CDS encoding peptidylprolyl isomerase: MKNALLLTMLGAALAGNALAQEQSNRSPSEIVAAASDADWQRLDPENILQISLATGPVYIALNPQLAPNHVKNIKALAREDFYTGLSMYRFVENFVAQGGDMEGKKAPKQGKKAITQEFVYHSESPLTITSINAIDGYAANSGFLNGFAVAQNEQGTQTWMTHCTGAFAMARGNDVDSGGTEFYVTLTPQRYLDKNTTVFGQLIAGMEHIQKLDRAPTADKPFNLIKQVSVLADLEKRPQFKRLKTDTALFAELIAARKHRVGEWFVSRPNHTDVCSVTVPVEKTPAQ, translated from the coding sequence ATGAAAAACGCACTGTTATTGACCATGTTGGGGGCGGCCCTAGCCGGGAATGCGCTGGCACAAGAGCAATCAAACCGTTCACCCAGTGAAATTGTGGCTGCTGCCAGTGACGCAGATTGGCAGCGTTTAGACCCTGAGAATATCTTACAGATTAGCCTAGCAACGGGCCCGGTTTACATCGCGCTAAACCCTCAGCTTGCTCCCAACCACGTAAAAAACATCAAAGCCTTAGCTCGGGAGGACTTTTACACTGGTTTATCCATGTATCGCTTTGTAGAGAATTTTGTTGCCCAAGGCGGAGACATGGAGGGGAAAAAAGCCCCTAAGCAAGGCAAAAAAGCCATTACCCAAGAGTTTGTTTATCACTCTGAGTCGCCGCTGACGATTACTTCCATCAATGCAATCGACGGTTATGCCGCCAACAGCGGTTTTTTAAATGGCTTTGCTGTGGCACAAAATGAACAGGGAACGCAGACGTGGATGACGCACTGCACTGGAGCATTTGCTATGGCTCGCGGTAACGATGTCGACAGTGGCGGTACCGAGTTTTATGTTACTTTAACACCACAGCGCTACTTGGATAAAAATACCACGGTGTTTGGGCAACTTATCGCAGGCATGGAACACATTCAAAAGCTGGACAGAGCACCGACAGCTGACAAGCCTTTTAACCTGATTAAACAGGTCTCGGTGCTGGCAGATTTGGAAAAAAGACCGCAATTTAAACGCTTAAAAACCGATACGGCGCTTTTTGCTGAGCTTATCGCAGCGCGTAAGCACCGTGTAGGCGAGTGGTTTGTCAGCAGACCAAATCACACCGATGTTTGCTCGGTTACCGTTCCCGTTGAGAAAACCCCCGCGCAGTAA
- the tamB gene encoding autotransporter assembly complex protein TamB, translating into MSLRSLSIKLASVLAGLFLLLVCLFFTLPGQQALVWLANQTVSGLQVEQIEQRILSGGSVNLRFENANTRLRVDDTEIRLSLFSCATVCLDIRAENIAVKQKSTTESESQHTENKTIRLPVSVAIERFAVAKLRFENPAMTMTVSDVAGQGQMVADKLSLPWLSIAKFELLTHQQDAPPSRSSATPVQSLPPLQLPQVTLPIEANIGKFTLAELYINKQRFNHLQLQQVEAGQSLRIEEARVNYLQWYVSASLAVELQSWAVRSRTLVSHPQGLASVELQGHLGQQLQLTLNTQGAARAHLQGSVNTAQENWPFSLTAEVDNLVTSSTEYGQLSQAELTLSGNADDYQITADLNASAKGLGEFNANLQGRGNLHQFELTELQLLAGQSQLSANGQLKWLNGIAAELNASASSLPIDNLLGLVQYQMAMAPDDVLNGQLNVAFETAEDNWALDVKQLNLNGKVAGEPLQVEADLNLDKHLQGDLQRGVIQYGNSKITLSGELGRQLDLALMVELDHSANSLLPVAIKGQGEVYIDGQSSLPTLSGSVDLARLSYQDISLTDTRLRGQWNREQAAEGQLQLAVAQLSAAGYEIENLGIQVKGGQQQHQATITVRDPNAVATIKAQGSASPQGWQGQLASAEMTAKGQTIALQAPSKISYLSGQLALEKQCWQLADANLCYSAQQQGESGQAQLALTALELTQIQPWLATNMQLQGLAQARAELQWQGGQLQAVDGKVTVNEASLTSQGQRFAISQFNADVQTNKQQLNTTWQMDSNTLGQFNGTMTMPLAQSDPALAGKITIAAIKLPRLSGLISRVSGQDINLEGEITGAVELAGRLSAPQMSGQVELQQLAMRSNSLPVEIDSGAMQMSFNTTTAQLQGQLATTGGGGIQLDGQFDWSRALAATLKVDGDNIYIQQDSRIEMMVSPKLSLSYRDNIARMTGSVDVPFGRVNIESLPAGVTTKTSDEIIIDSKAKAPMSVPVQHAIDLQVSVADDFRVKALGLDSFVTGSIELQKQLTSPLLATGELQLREGKYRAFGQDLQIKTGQIGFNGALDKPYLNIRAIRNPATTANDVIAGVDLTGSAAKPRLTVFSEPAMDQAKALSYLLNGEPLGESETSNNALLTQFLLSQGIDRSEGFLTQAGESLGLRDVNLSAKGSGDDTQVEVSGYITPNVQVSYRVGVFDSMNEIALRYRVFSKFYIEATSGLYDSIDLLYKFDWDDE; encoded by the coding sequence ATGTCGTTGAGAAGCCTATCCATTAAGCTTGCCAGTGTATTGGCAGGGCTATTTTTGTTGTTGGTTTGTCTGTTTTTCACCTTACCCGGGCAACAGGCTCTGGTATGGCTGGCCAACCAAACAGTCAGTGGGTTACAGGTTGAGCAAATTGAGCAGCGAATTCTATCCGGTGGTAGTGTTAACCTGCGCTTTGAAAATGCCAATACCAGACTGCGGGTAGATGATACCGAAATACGCCTTTCGTTGTTTAGCTGTGCAACTGTGTGTTTGGATATAAGGGCCGAGAACATTGCAGTAAAGCAAAAGAGCACCACTGAATCTGAATCGCAACACACTGAAAATAAAACCATTCGTCTACCTGTGAGTGTGGCGATTGAGCGCTTCGCCGTCGCGAAGCTGCGCTTCGAAAATCCGGCCATGACAATGACCGTCAGCGATGTCGCAGGTCAAGGGCAAATGGTCGCTGATAAACTGTCGCTGCCTTGGCTTTCCATTGCTAAGTTTGAGCTGCTAACTCATCAGCAAGACGCGCCACCATCGCGTAGCAGCGCTACGCCAGTACAGTCATTACCGCCATTGCAACTACCCCAAGTAACTCTGCCTATTGAGGCTAACATTGGTAAGTTCACGCTTGCAGAGCTCTATATTAATAAGCAGCGCTTTAACCATTTACAGCTGCAGCAAGTGGAGGCCGGACAAAGCTTACGCATTGAAGAGGCCAGAGTGAATTATTTGCAGTGGTATGTAAGTGCCAGCCTAGCCGTTGAGCTGCAGAGTTGGGCTGTTCGTAGCCGCACCCTAGTTAGCCACCCCCAGGGCTTAGCCAGCGTAGAGTTACAAGGCCATTTAGGCCAGCAGCTGCAATTGACTCTGAATACTCAAGGAGCAGCCAGAGCCCATTTGCAAGGCTCAGTGAATACGGCGCAAGAAAATTGGCCTTTCAGCTTAACGGCTGAGGTAGATAACCTAGTAACCTCTAGCACGGAATATGGCCAACTCTCACAGGCAGAGCTAACGCTCTCAGGTAACGCCGATGACTATCAAATAACAGCCGATCTTAACGCTTCGGCAAAAGGGCTTGGCGAATTCAATGCTAACTTGCAAGGCCGTGGTAATTTACATCAGTTTGAGCTCACTGAATTGCAGCTTCTAGCTGGGCAATCACAGCTGAGCGCAAATGGCCAACTTAAGTGGTTAAATGGCATTGCTGCAGAGCTCAATGCCAGCGCGTCATCGCTTCCTATCGATAACCTACTCGGGCTGGTGCAATACCAGATGGCAATGGCACCGGACGATGTTTTAAATGGTCAGCTGAATGTCGCCTTTGAAACCGCTGAAGACAACTGGGCGCTGGATGTTAAGCAGCTCAACTTGAACGGTAAAGTGGCCGGTGAGCCGCTTCAGGTAGAGGCCGACCTTAACCTTGATAAGCACCTACAAGGAGACTTGCAACGTGGTGTAATTCAATACGGCAATAGCAAAATCACCCTCAGTGGTGAGCTTGGTCGTCAGCTTGATTTAGCGCTGATGGTTGAGCTCGACCACAGCGCCAATTCGCTGCTGCCTGTTGCAATCAAAGGCCAAGGTGAAGTTTATATCGATGGACAATCAAGCTTGCCAACTCTGTCGGGGAGTGTCGATTTGGCTAGGCTGAGTTACCAAGATATTTCTCTTACAGACACCCGCTTACGTGGTCAGTGGAATCGCGAACAGGCAGCCGAGGGACAGCTGCAGCTGGCAGTGGCACAACTCAGCGCGGCGGGATATGAAATTGAAAATTTGGGTATTCAAGTTAAGGGCGGTCAGCAACAGCATCAGGCCACCATCACCGTTCGTGACCCCAACGCGGTGGCTACCATAAAGGCACAAGGCAGTGCGTCTCCACAAGGTTGGCAGGGGCAGCTAGCCAGTGCTGAAATGACCGCAAAAGGGCAAACCATAGCATTGCAAGCGCCAAGCAAAATAAGTTACCTCAGCGGACAGTTGGCGCTGGAAAAGCAGTGTTGGCAGCTAGCCGATGCCAACCTTTGCTACAGCGCCCAGCAACAAGGAGAAAGTGGTCAAGCGCAGCTAGCACTAACGGCGCTGGAGTTGACGCAGATCCAACCTTGGCTTGCAACAAACATGCAACTGCAAGGCTTGGCACAGGCTCGTGCTGAGTTGCAATGGCAAGGTGGCCAATTGCAAGCCGTCGATGGCAAGGTTACGGTCAATGAAGCCAGCTTAACCAGCCAAGGCCAACGTTTTGCCATTTCACAATTTAATGCCGATGTGCAGACCAATAAGCAGCAGTTGAATACCACATGGCAAATGGACTCCAACACTCTGGGGCAGTTTAACGGCACCATGACCATGCCATTGGCACAATCCGATCCTGCTTTGGCTGGTAAGATTACTATTGCCGCCATCAAGCTACCTCGCTTAAGCGGTCTTATCAGTCGGGTAAGCGGTCAAGATATTAACCTCGAAGGGGAGATCACCGGTGCAGTAGAATTGGCTGGACGTTTATCCGCGCCACAAATGTCAGGACAAGTGGAGCTCCAGCAATTGGCTATGCGCTCCAACTCTTTACCAGTTGAAATAGACAGCGGCGCGATGCAAATGTCTTTCAATACCACCACCGCGCAGCTACAAGGGCAACTCGCTACCACTGGCGGTGGGGGAATCCAGTTGGATGGCCAATTTGACTGGTCTCGGGCGCTCGCTGCGACACTGAAGGTGGATGGTGACAATATCTATATCCAACAAGACTCTCGCATTGAAATGATGGTATCTCCTAAGTTGTCATTATCATACCGCGATAATATTGCACGAATGACTGGCTCCGTGGATGTGCCATTTGGTCGTGTCAATATTGAGTCATTACCTGCCGGTGTGACGACTAAAACCAGTGATGAAATCATCATTGATAGCAAAGCCAAAGCGCCTATGTCTGTCCCTGTGCAACACGCCATTGATTTGCAGGTGAGTGTGGCAGATGACTTTAGAGTGAAAGCGCTGGGGCTAGATAGCTTTGTCACCGGCAGTATTGAGCTACAAAAGCAACTGACGTCACCGTTACTGGCCACTGGGGAGTTGCAGTTACGAGAAGGGAAGTACCGAGCTTTTGGCCAAGACTTACAAATTAAAACAGGGCAAATCGGCTTCAATGGTGCCTTAGATAAGCCCTACCTTAATATTCGCGCCATTCGTAACCCGGCCACCACGGCCAATGATGTTATTGCTGGGGTCGATTTAACCGGCAGTGCGGCCAAGCCGCGACTAACGGTGTTTTCTGAGCCTGCCATGGATCAAGCTAAAGCTTTGTCTTACTTGTTAAATGGCGAGCCATTAGGGGAGTCTGAAACCTCTAACAATGCCTTACTGACGCAGTTTTTACTGTCCCAAGGGATTGACCGCAGTGAAGGGTTTTTGACTCAGGCCGGTGAGTCACTGGGGTTGCGAGATGTTAATTTAAGTGCCAAAGGCAGTGGCGACGATACCCAAGTGGAAGTGTCGGGCTATATTACGCCCAATGTGCAAGTGAGTTATCGCGTCGGTGTGTTTGATTCAATGAACGAAATTGCGCTGCGCTATCGGGTGTTTTCAAAGTTTTATATTGAAGCAACCAGCGGTTTATACGACAGTATTGATTTACTGTACAAATTTGATTGGGATGATGAGTAA
- a CDS encoding autotransporter assembly complex protein TamA, whose translation MKRFLLLGVTLLLAVGTWQAEAESQTTAKSIESITVNVDSGEAEDNISGFLAPFKGKAFNARILKEIRVEIGHALEALGYYHYTLEVKQQDTTLAVSAQLEPPLTWQAIDVKLVGAGQQLARLQQVAADIAIKEGQQVNHSEYQQSKSQFESELLELGFFDFQWQEAKLLIHKKNRFAAAKLIVDTGPRYQFGELDITGDIKAKSYIASLSPFQPGEPFKASLLADFNLALNETPYFSAIKVYPLLKQRHGAQIPIRVSVTDKPANSFEVGGGYSDDVGAKLRFKWFKPWITEDGHSFESNLRMSQKQQDITASYTIPVDDPNNDVWRVLGGYQLQDQVTEGIDSKIWNIQLQRQWLTADDWVRTAFIKREHETTQQGDDKQRTEMLIPGISYLKKESKGGALPYWGNERLLSVEVAADDFLSSADMLKVRWNNAWIRDLDERHLFFGRVDLGAIVTEDIEKIPFNHRFLAGGDQSIRGFAYESVGPRDQEGKIIGGKYLATASVEYNYQFHPNWRVALFSDVGTATNDFSDDWEVGAGFGFRYLTPVGPIRLDHAWGLTKESKSTRLSIVIGPEI comes from the coding sequence ATGAAGCGGTTTTTATTGCTAGGTGTTACATTGTTGCTCGCTGTTGGCACGTGGCAGGCTGAAGCTGAGTCACAAACCACAGCCAAAAGTATCGAATCCATAACCGTGAATGTCGATAGCGGTGAGGCTGAGGACAACATCAGTGGCTTTTTAGCTCCTTTCAAAGGAAAAGCGTTCAATGCGCGAATACTAAAAGAGATCCGAGTCGAAATAGGCCATGCATTAGAAGCGCTGGGGTATTACCACTATACCTTAGAAGTAAAGCAGCAAGATACTACCTTGGCAGTCAGCGCACAATTAGAGCCGCCGTTAACTTGGCAAGCCATTGACGTTAAACTTGTTGGTGCTGGGCAACAGCTAGCCCGCTTGCAACAAGTTGCTGCTGACATAGCCATTAAAGAAGGCCAACAGGTGAACCACAGTGAATATCAGCAGAGTAAAAGTCAATTCGAAAGCGAACTGTTAGAGTTGGGCTTTTTTGATTTTCAATGGCAAGAAGCTAAATTGCTTATTCATAAAAAGAACCGTTTTGCTGCGGCGAAGCTTATCGTCGATACTGGGCCGCGCTACCAGTTTGGTGAGCTAGATATCACCGGCGACATCAAGGCAAAATCTTATATTGCATCTCTCAGTCCATTTCAACCAGGTGAACCGTTCAAGGCAAGCCTGCTGGCGGACTTTAATTTGGCGCTTAACGAAACGCCTTATTTTAGTGCCATTAAGGTTTACCCCTTATTAAAGCAGCGCCACGGTGCACAAATCCCAATTCGTGTCAGTGTCACCGATAAGCCCGCCAATAGCTTTGAAGTGGGGGGCGGTTACAGTGATGATGTTGGCGCTAAATTACGCTTTAAATGGTTTAAGCCCTGGATCACCGAGGACGGACATTCCTTTGAATCCAATTTGCGGATGTCACAAAAGCAGCAGGATATTACTGCCAGCTACACTATTCCGGTTGATGACCCAAATAATGATGTCTGGCGAGTGCTAGGAGGATATCAATTACAAGATCAGGTCACCGAGGGCATTGATAGTAAAATCTGGAATATTCAGTTACAGCGACAGTGGCTTACCGCAGATGACTGGGTGAGAACGGCATTTATTAAACGCGAACATGAAACCACACAGCAGGGGGATGATAAACAGCGTACCGAAATGCTCATTCCAGGGATCAGCTATTTAAAAAAAGAAAGTAAAGGTGGTGCTTTACCTTATTGGGGTAACGAGCGTTTGCTATCTGTTGAAGTGGCGGCAGATGACTTTCTTTCTTCTGCCGATATGCTGAAAGTGCGTTGGAACAATGCTTGGATCCGAGACCTTGATGAGCGTCACTTATTTTTTGGTCGAGTAGATTTGGGTGCCATCGTCACCGAGGACATCGAAAAAATCCCTTTTAATCACCGCTTTCTTGCTGGGGGAGATCAAAGCATTCGGGGTTTTGCCTATGAATCAGTAGGCCCCCGTGACCAGGAAGGAAAAATCATTGGTGGTAAATACCTAGCCACCGCATCGGTAGAGTATAATTATCAATTTCACCCTAACTGGCGCGTGGCGCTGTTTAGCGATGTTGGCACCGCCACCAACGACTTTTCAGATGATTGGGAAGTAGGAGCTGGGTTTGGTTTTCGCTATTTGACCCCAGTAGGTCCCATTCGCCTCGACCACGCTTGGGGCCTGACCAAAGAAAGTAAAAGCACCCGTCTGAGTATTGTTATAGGACCTGAGATCTGA